A single region of the Paludibacter jiangxiensis genome encodes:
- a CDS encoding thiol-activated cytolysin C-terminal domain-containing protein, whose translation MKDILVKHLEAGVAGSITVRNEGGYVAKFSITYVFQGKELTKESDKFTAGVNKTIEIPEGATNIYLKVEEYWFIGQTTTIFTQKFDAPVTKSYKIWGTTLNPKWEETT comes from the coding sequence ATGAAAGACATTTTAGTAAAGCATTTAGAAGCGGGAGTCGCCGGTTCAATCACCGTTAGAAACGAAGGTGGCTATGTAGCAAAATTCAGCATCACCTATGTATTTCAGGGCAAAGAACTAACCAAAGAAAGCGACAAATTTACTGCCGGAGTAAATAAAACAATAGAAATCCCGGAAGGGGCAACCAATATTTATTTGAAAGTTGAAGAATATTGGTTTATCGGACAAACCACAACTATTTTCACTCAAAAATTCGATGCTCCTGTAACGAAATCTTATAAAATTTGGGGCACTACGCTAAATCCAAAATGGGAAGAAACCACTTGA
- a CDS encoding trimeric intracellular cation channel family protein, which produces MNLIDLIDYLGTFAFAISGIRLSAAKRFDWFGAYIVGLVTAIGGGTTRDVLLGVSPFWMHQPSYLIVTGIALVVVILFSKHLVKLENPFFIFDTIGLGLFVVVGIERTLDAHFPFWVAIVMGMITGSIGSVIRDMLINETPLIFRKDIYALACVAGGVVFMICSYLGVPSGMTQLFSALSVIAIRLLAVKFHIGVPVLKDTFDEER; this is translated from the coding sequence ATGAATTTGATCGACTTAATTGATTATTTAGGGACATTTGCTTTTGCTATTAGTGGTATTCGGCTATCGGCAGCCAAACGTTTCGACTGGTTTGGCGCGTATATTGTGGGTCTGGTGACGGCTATCGGCGGAGGTACTACGCGAGATGTATTGCTGGGTGTCTCTCCCTTTTGGATGCACCAGCCATCTTATCTGATTGTAACCGGTATTGCTCTTGTGGTGGTTATTCTTTTTAGTAAGCACCTCGTCAAACTCGAAAATCCTTTCTTTATATTCGATACCATCGGATTGGGGCTCTTTGTGGTGGTTGGCATCGAACGTACGCTCGATGCTCATTTCCCTTTTTGGGTGGCTATTGTGATGGGGATGATAACGGGTTCGATAGGGAGTGTGATTCGTGATATGCTGATCAACGAAACGCCGCTTATCTTCCGCAAAGATATCTATGCATTGGCCTGTGTGGCAGGCGGTGTCGTCTTTATGATCTGCTCGTATCTTGGAGTTCCATCAGGAATGACACAGCTTTTTTCTGCCCTTTCAGTGATTGCTATTCGCCTTCTGGCGGTCAAGTTTCATATTGGCGTGCCGGTATTGAAAGATACCTTTGACGAGGAACGGTAG
- a CDS encoding acetyl-CoA hydrolase/transferase family protein, with the protein MTTKNYKVVTPAEAVKVIKSGDHVHLSSVASSPQCLINAMCARGDAGELKDVHIHHLHTEGPAPYTEAKYEGVFQHDAFFVGANVRKSVQAGFADYIPIFLSETQRLYRDGYIKCNVAMIQVCPPDEHGYVSLGTSVDATLAAVETADHVIAVINKNVPRAFGQAMIPMSLIDIFVEDDTPLEPAHFSEPSEVEKLIGLHCAELIEDGACLQMGIGAIPNAVLAQLGNHKDLGIHTEMFADGVLPLVESGVINGANKGIDKGKMVSTFLMGSQKVYDFIHNNPQVLMMDVGYTNDPFLIAKNPKTTAINSALQVDITGQVCADSLGTKFYSGVGGQIDFVYGASRSKGGKAIIAMPSVTNKGVSKIAPVLAPGAGVVTTRNHMHWFVTEYGAVNLYGKTLQERAKLLITVAHPDHREALEQAAFERFGSHFRFVTK; encoded by the coding sequence ATGACAACAAAAAATTACAAAGTCGTTACTCCGGCTGAAGCTGTCAAAGTTATCAAGTCGGGCGATCACGTGCATTTGAGCAGTGTGGCCAGCTCTCCCCAATGTTTAATTAACGCTATGTGTGCCCGTGGTGATGCTGGCGAATTGAAAGATGTGCATATTCACCACTTGCATACCGAAGGTCCGGCTCCTTATACTGAAGCAAAATATGAAGGTGTATTCCAACATGATGCTTTCTTTGTGGGTGCTAATGTGCGTAAGTCTGTACAGGCTGGTTTTGCAGACTATATACCCATCTTCCTGAGTGAAACACAGCGTTTGTATCGCGATGGCTATATCAAATGTAATGTTGCCATGATTCAGGTTTGTCCTCCCGACGAACACGGTTATGTTTCTTTGGGTACTTCGGTAGATGCAACTTTGGCTGCTGTAGAAACTGCAGATCATGTTATTGCTGTTATCAACAAAAACGTTCCCCGTGCTTTCGGTCAGGCAATGATTCCAATGAGTTTGATCGATATCTTCGTTGAAGATGATACCCCTCTTGAACCGGCTCACTTCAGCGAACCAAGCGAAGTGGAAAAATTAATCGGTTTGCACTGTGCTGAACTGATTGAAGATGGTGCTTGCTTGCAAATGGGTATCGGTGCTATTCCGAACGCTGTTTTGGCTCAATTGGGTAATCACAAAGATCTTGGTATTCATACCGAAATGTTTGCCGACGGCGTTCTTCCTTTGGTTGAAAGCGGTGTTATCAACGGCGCTAACAAAGGTATCGATAAAGGTAAAATGGTTTCTACCTTCCTGATGGGTTCTCAGAAAGTGTACGACTTTATCCACAATAACCCTCAGGTATTGATGATGGACGTAGGTTATACAAATGACCCGTTCCTGATTGCTAAGAACCCGAAAACTACCGCTATCAACTCAGCTTTACAGGTTGATATCACTGGTCAGGTTTGTGCCGACTCACTGGGAACTAAATTTTACTCAGGTGTAGGTGGTCAGATCGACTTCGTTTACGGTGCTTCTCGTTCTAAGGGCGGTAAAGCTATCATTGCAATGCCTTCAGTAACGAACAAGGGTGTAAGTAAAATTGCTCCTGTTTTGGCTCCGGGTGCTGGTGTTGTTACAACACGTAACCACATGCATTGGTTTGTAACTGAATACGGTGCAGTTAACCTTTATGGTAAAACCTTGCAGGAACGTGCTAAACTGTTGATTACTGTGGCTCACCCTGATCATCGTGAAGCTTTGGAACAGGCTGCTTTCGAACGTTTTGGTTCTCATTTCCGTTTCGTTACGAAATAA
- the nfo gene encoding deoxyribonuclease IV has protein sequence MKYIGAHVSASGGVENAPVNASEIGATAFALFTKNQRQWVAPSLSGKSIKAFQANCEKFGFLPEYILPHDSYLINLGHPETEGLEKSRVAFLDEMQRCEQLGLKLLNFHPGSHLNKISLQDCLSRIAESINIALSETQGVTAVIENTAGQGSNVGFSFQHLADIIAQVEDKSRVGVCVDTCHSFTAGYNLKDAAEYEKVWSEFDEIVGLAYLKGIHLNDSKKELATRVDRHDNVGKGYLGLEFFKRFMADKRFDNIPIILETPDETLWKEEIAILKEFAGE, from the coding sequence ATGAAATATATCGGAGCACATGTAAGTGCATCGGGAGGTGTGGAAAATGCGCCTGTGAATGCATCGGAAATAGGAGCAACGGCTTTTGCTTTGTTTACAAAAAATCAGCGTCAGTGGGTGGCGCCGTCTCTTTCAGGCAAGAGTATCAAAGCATTTCAGGCTAACTGTGAGAAATTTGGATTTCTACCTGAGTACATATTGCCCCACGACAGCTATCTGATTAATCTGGGGCACCCGGAAACGGAGGGTTTGGAAAAATCTCGGGTGGCTTTTCTTGATGAGATGCAACGCTGCGAACAGCTTGGCTTGAAGCTGTTGAATTTTCATCCGGGATCACACCTGAATAAAATATCTCTTCAGGATTGCCTTTCTCGTATTGCGGAGTCGATCAATATCGCCTTGTCCGAAACGCAGGGAGTAACAGCTGTGATTGAAAATACCGCCGGTCAGGGCAGCAATGTCGGTTTTAGTTTTCAACATTTGGCCGATATTATTGCTCAGGTGGAGGATAAATCCAGAGTGGGGGTTTGTGTGGACACCTGTCATTCTTTTACTGCCGGATATAATCTGAAAGATGCTGCTGAGTACGAAAAAGTCTGGTCGGAATTCGATGAAATTGTGGGCTTAGCTTATCTGAAAGGCATACATCTCAATGATTCCAAAAAAGAACTTGCCACCCGGGTTGACCGGCATGATAACGTGGGGAAAGGCTATTTGGGTCTGGAATTCTTTAAACGTTTTATGGCCGATAAACGTTTTGATAATATCCCGATTATTCTTGAAACACCTGATGAAACCCTTTGGAAAGAAGAGATTGCTATATTGAAAGAATTTGCGGGTGAATAA
- a CDS encoding alginate lyase family protein, protein MKQLLIIFLLGTCISGFAIPPHTELWDEQKLKAVKMNLRSNTYRPAYETLIRRAEQALLTNYRTVMDKAKTPPSGSKHDYMSLAIYFWPDSTKKDGVPYVNRDGIRNPELKKFDAEPKSEMIDGVVTLSLADYFSGDAKYGDAAAKLLDKWFLDPATRMNPNLDYAQHIPGICDGRGIGIIDTYNFVSLTDAIRLLHESGRLSESQFAGLKQWFFRFTDWLLESKNGRDESVTRNNHGTAYDVQLTACALFSGKNDVAMKTMRQFAERRMFKQIEPDGSQPLELSRTLAFHYSWYNVTHIIDMAAIAKHHGVDIVNAVSSDGRSLDKALGFLTDYIGRQNDWKWKQIHGWDMVEQELCEELRKVASVGGDLKYEKQREVFGKTAPDDILLMLFPM, encoded by the coding sequence ATGAAACAGTTACTAATAATTTTCCTTTTGGGAACTTGTATCTCGGGTTTCGCCATCCCTCCCCATACCGAATTGTGGGACGAACAAAAGCTGAAAGCCGTGAAAATGAACCTCCGATCAAATACTTATCGCCCCGCGTATGAAACTCTTATAAGACGGGCTGAGCAGGCACTTCTTACGAATTATCGCACCGTGATGGATAAAGCCAAAACACCTCCTAGTGGAAGTAAACACGATTATATGAGCCTTGCGATCTATTTTTGGCCCGATTCAACAAAAAAAGATGGAGTTCCTTATGTGAACAGGGATGGCATCCGTAATCCTGAATTGAAGAAGTTTGATGCTGAACCGAAATCGGAAATGATTGATGGGGTTGTCACTTTATCTTTGGCCGATTATTTTTCCGGGGATGCCAAATACGGGGATGCTGCTGCCAAATTGCTCGATAAATGGTTTCTCGATCCGGCAACACGGATGAATCCGAATCTGGATTATGCCCAACACATTCCTGGAATATGCGATGGTAGGGGTATCGGAATTATCGACACATACAATTTTGTCTCCCTGACGGATGCTATTCGGTTGTTGCATGAGTCAGGCCGATTGTCCGAATCTCAGTTTGCAGGTCTGAAGCAATGGTTTTTCCGCTTTACTGATTGGTTGTTGGAAAGCAAAAACGGTCGTGATGAATCGGTAACCAGGAACAATCATGGAACGGCGTATGATGTTCAGTTGACAGCTTGCGCGCTATTTTCAGGGAAAAATGACGTGGCCATGAAGACGATGCGTCAGTTTGCAGAACGTCGCATGTTTAAGCAAATAGAACCCGACGGTTCGCAACCTCTGGAATTGTCGCGTACGCTGGCTTTTCACTATTCGTGGTACAATGTGACGCATATCATTGATATGGCTGCTATCGCAAAACATCATGGGGTGGATATTGTGAATGCGGTTTCGTCCGATGGCCGTTCGTTGGATAAGGCGCTTGGTTTTCTGACAGACTACATTGGTCGGCAAAATGATTGGAAGTGGAAGCAGATTCATGGTTGGGATATGGTAGAACAGGAACTTTGCGAAGAATTGCGGAAAGTAGCATCTGTCGGTGGCGACCTGAAATATGAAAAACAGAGGGAAGTGTTTGGCAAAACAGCTCCCGACGATATTCTCCTGATGTTGTTTCCTATGTAA
- a CDS encoding polysaccharide lyase family 8 super-sandwich domain-containing protein: MKQNSLRFWIIMTVCLVWTGCLFAQNDSSVIAGRLKKETIENQLFSQVTSINGAYLAKAPSVLKSIRPDGSWPDVDYKDTDNDWSPLVHLERLLVLSYAYSQPGNSLYQSSAAQKAIQNGLDCWFAVKPVCVNWFKNDITRPIHFSTIGLLMQGKIKESTLANIVNVLPAAPIRSTTDRVRSAYCVLHRGVIQKDPALIRVAINGIAATYVQTTGDGIQPDWSYHYHGPLLYNAGYGLDLLNFTLTILPLVKDTELDFTLAQKQLLDQFLTNGIARVVYGNQLDYSTMGRQIASTSRYIDGFVKHLEFMKSMFPQRVPFYQDMIDGIVGKKPQNIAGNFYHWNSDFMIHRSMEFYTSLHLCSARTIGMESLNHENLKGMWQPFGVNYILRRGDEYRDIFNVFNWNRLPGTTNPDTLKLGISGITQQTEFVGGVSDGNVGAAVMDFDYCNTKAKKAWFFFDKEWVALGCGISSSDRHAVATTLNQCLLKTDVKTDKGTEERGISNLDNPRWVLHDSIGYVFPENEKITVSAGEQSGSHSDIYAFGSKEKEHKDVFLMTVPHGIQPENASYAYIVVPSVSEQDMKMYSEKIPVRIIANNSNVQAVSKPEQHVLQVIFHQPGKVEADSMTLGVDQPCLVMINRSAVWVSDPTGKLQSVTLTLEKNGIKESQVVKLPSEDERGKSQRISFTLLNGVYATGTFLLEKELSWEILGGGVKRQILGYDKHLMVVKVAFEKGSVGMPHTHIHTQSTFVASGKFEVVIDGKMRILSAGDGFYVAPNQIHGVKCLEAGVLVDSFSPAREDFVKNK; encoded by the coding sequence ATGAAACAGAATAGTTTGCGGTTTTGGATCATCATGACTGTTTGTCTTGTATGGACAGGTTGTCTGTTTGCCCAAAATGACTCTTCCGTAATCGCCGGGCGATTAAAAAAAGAGACAATTGAAAATCAGTTATTTTCTCAGGTTACAAGTATCAATGGAGCTTATCTGGCAAAAGCACCATCTGTTTTGAAATCGATTCGTCCGGATGGCAGCTGGCCGGATGTCGATTATAAGGATACGGATAACGACTGGAGTCCGCTGGTTCATCTCGAACGTTTGTTGGTGCTTTCATATGCCTACAGCCAGCCGGGCAACTCTTTGTATCAGTCTTCGGCAGCGCAAAAGGCCATTCAAAATGGACTGGATTGTTGGTTTGCTGTCAAGCCTGTATGTGTCAACTGGTTTAAGAATGATATTACCCGTCCGATACACTTCAGTACCATCGGCTTGTTAATGCAGGGGAAAATCAAAGAGTCGACTCTTGCCAATATTGTTAATGTGCTTCCGGCAGCACCTATCCGCAGTACCACTGACCGCGTGCGTTCGGCTTATTGTGTACTGCACAGGGGTGTCATACAAAAAGATCCGGCTCTGATACGTGTGGCGATCAATGGTATTGCCGCTACGTATGTTCAAACCACCGGAGATGGAATTCAACCCGACTGGTCGTATCATTATCACGGTCCCTTGCTGTATAATGCCGGTTATGGACTCGATCTGCTGAATTTTACACTCACAATTTTGCCTTTGGTGAAAGATACCGAGCTCGATTTTACATTGGCTCAAAAGCAATTGCTCGATCAGTTTTTGACCAACGGAATTGCTCGTGTTGTATATGGCAATCAGTTAGATTACAGTACAATGGGGAGGCAAATCGCCTCGACATCCCGTTATATTGATGGTTTTGTCAAACATCTCGAATTTATGAAATCGATGTTTCCGCAGCGTGTTCCCTTTTATCAGGATATGATTGACGGAATAGTTGGTAAAAAACCGCAGAATATTGCCGGAAATTTTTACCACTGGAATTCCGATTTTATGATTCATCGCTCGATGGAATTTTATACTTCGCTGCATTTGTGTTCGGCACGTACAATCGGAATGGAGAGCCTGAATCATGAAAATCTGAAGGGAATGTGGCAGCCGTTTGGAGTCAATTATATTCTTCGTCGCGGTGATGAATATCGTGACATTTTCAATGTGTTCAACTGGAATCGTTTGCCGGGAACTACCAATCCGGATACGCTCAAATTGGGCATTTCGGGCATTACGCAGCAAACGGAGTTCGTGGGAGGCGTATCGGATGGAAACGTTGGTGCTGCCGTGATGGACTTTGATTATTGCAATACAAAGGCAAAAAAAGCATGGTTCTTTTTCGATAAGGAATGGGTGGCTCTTGGATGCGGGATTTCATCTTCAGATAGGCATGCTGTGGCAACCACGCTCAATCAATGCCTGCTGAAAACGGATGTGAAGACCGATAAAGGAACTGAGGAGAGAGGTATTTCTAATTTGGATAATCCCCGATGGGTGTTGCATGACAGCATCGGTTATGTGTTTCCTGAAAATGAAAAAATAACTGTAAGTGCAGGAGAACAGAGTGGATCACACAGCGATATTTATGCTTTCGGATCGAAGGAGAAAGAGCATAAAGATGTTTTCTTAATGACGGTACCTCATGGAATTCAGCCTGAGAATGCTTCTTATGCTTACATTGTCGTTCCGTCGGTTTCGGAGCAGGATATGAAAATGTATTCTGAGAAAATACCGGTGCGGATTATTGCTAATAACTCCAATGTACAGGCTGTTTCCAAACCAGAGCAACATGTTTTGCAGGTAATTTTTCATCAGCCGGGGAAAGTGGAAGCAGATAGCATGACACTTGGAGTCGATCAGCCTTGCCTGGTTATGATCAACCGTTCTGCGGTATGGGTTTCGGATCCTACCGGGAAACTGCAAAGTGTGACTCTGACTCTCGAAAAAAATGGAATCAAAGAGTCTCAGGTTGTGAAACTTCCTTCTGAGGATGAACGAGGTAAATCCCAACGGATTTCTTTTACTCTTCTTAATGGAGTGTATGCAACAGGCACCTTTTTATTAGAGAAAGAACTCTCCTGGGAAATCCTTGGCGGAGGTGTAAAACGTCAGATTTTGGGGTACGATAAACACCTGATGGTGGTGAAAGTGGCTTTTGAAAAAGGTTCGGTAGGAATGCCGCATACCCATATTCATACCCAAAGTACTTTTGTTGCTTCCGGTAAATTTGAAGTGGTGATTGATGGAAAGATGAGGATTCTTTCAGCTGGAGATGGCTTTTATGTTGCTCCCAATCAAATTCATGGAGTGAAATGCTTAGAGGCTGGCGTATTAGTAGACTCATTCTCTCCGGCTCGGGAAGATTTTGTGAAAAATAAATAG
- a CDS encoding glycoside hydrolase family 88 protein gives MFATSPARKQVVPMHDVVRNSLDFAVRQSLLMVKSLESKPGVLPRTISAEGKLETAKPSAWISGFFPGELWYLYEYTKDAELKKYADEFTQRVRSQMYTTDNHDVGFMIFCSFGNGYRLTRNPDYKAVIDTAARSLSTRFNPAVGAIRSWNFSYPGRNWQYAVIIDNMMNLELLMWASKTFKNEKLRDIVISHADKTLKYHFRPDYSSFHVVSYDPKTGLPEFRHTAQGYSDASSWARGQAWGLYGYTMMYRETKKPEYLEQAKHIARFILSNPHLPADKIPYWDFDAPDITNAYRDASAGAIVCSALIELSRYVEAPLSKSYLKVAETQLRSLSSPSYRANAGENGNFILRHSVGNKPANSEVDVPLSYADYYFVEALMRYKKTVLHE, from the coding sequence ATGTTTGCCACTTCTCCTGCAAGAAAACAGGTTGTGCCAATGCATGACGTGGTTCGCAACTCTCTTGATTTTGCTGTAAGGCAGAGTTTGCTGATGGTAAAATCGCTTGAATCAAAACCGGGAGTCTTGCCTAGGACTATTTCGGCGGAAGGTAAATTGGAGACGGCTAAGCCATCTGCCTGGATCAGCGGCTTTTTTCCCGGCGAGCTTTGGTATCTTTATGAGTATACAAAAGACGCTGAATTGAAAAAATATGCCGATGAGTTTACTCAACGGGTGAGGAGTCAGATGTATACTACAGATAATCACGATGTCGGGTTTATGATCTTTTGTAGCTTTGGAAACGGTTACCGATTGACTCGTAATCCCGATTATAAAGCCGTGATCGATACAGCAGCCCGGTCGCTTTCTACGCGTTTTAATCCTGCGGTGGGAGCTATTCGATCCTGGAATTTTTCCTATCCGGGGCGCAACTGGCAATATGCTGTCATAATTGACAATATGATGAATCTGGAATTGTTGATGTGGGCATCAAAGACATTCAAAAATGAAAAATTGAGAGATATCGTCATCTCCCATGCCGACAAAACTCTGAAATATCATTTTCGTCCCGATTACAGCAGTTTTCACGTGGTTTCCTATGATCCCAAAACCGGTTTGCCCGAATTCCGGCACACGGCTCAGGGGTATAGCGATGCTTCTTCGTGGGCAAGAGGGCAGGCCTGGGGCCTCTATGGGTACACCATGATGTATCGTGAGACGAAAAAACCGGAATATCTGGAACAAGCCAAGCATATTGCCCGGTTTATTCTGTCGAATCCCCATTTGCCGGCAGATAAGATACCTTACTGGGATTTTGATGCTCCTGACATTACGAATGCCTATCGTGATGCATCGGCGGGTGCCATCGTTTGTTCTGCATTAATTGAATTGAGTCGGTATGTAGAAGCACCCCTTTCGAAAAGTTATTTAAAGGTTGCAGAGACGCAGTTACGTTCCCTGAGTTCTCCTTCTTACCGGGCAAATGCTGGCGAAAACGGAAATTTTATTCTTCGTCATAGCGTGGGAAATAAGCCTGCTAATTCGGAAGTGGATGTGCCATTGTCGTATGCCGATTACTATTTCGTAGAGGCTCTGATGCGTTATAAAAAGACGGTCTTGCACGAATAA
- a CDS encoding glycoside hydrolase family 3 N-terminal domain-containing protein: MLIVGPETIFAQKSADAAIEKKIDRLLGKMTLKEKIGQMYQVSGPTRDAAAMQLIREGRVGSVLNVNNREDINRLQRLAVTETRLGIPLIVGRDVIHGYHTIFPIPLGQAATFDPELVKEGARVAAQEASSDGINWTFAPMLDIARDARWGRIAESFGEDPFLASVMGAAMVKGFQTERLSDKGTLAACAKHFIGYGAAEGGRDYNSTNIPERLMRNVYFPSFQAAVQAGAATVMTSFNDNDGVPSTANPFILKKVLRDEWHFDGFVVSDWTSPEEMINHGFAADRKEAALRSVNAGLDMEMVSKCYLNNLEELVKEGKVSISTIDNAVRNILRVKFRLGLFDHPYTDTPSTNPFYTDDNLAKAKKAAVESVVLLKNTNHLLPLTSAVKTVAVIGPLADAQHDQMGTWVFDGENGHTQTPLMAIRKMYGDRVNVLYEQGLAFCRDTNKSRFPQALEAAQKADVVFLFVGEESIMSGEAHSFSNLGFKGAQSELLQELKKSGKPIVMVVMAGRPMTIMKEVAAADATLYVWHPGTMGGPAIADLLFGKEVPSGKLPATFPKESGQIPFFYNHNNTGRPAPENVMTLDRIPLNAGQTSLGNTSYYLDSGNRPWLPFGFGLSYTDFAYGNLQLSSGSMKKTGYVTVSCDLTNNGTLDATEVVQLYVRDIAGSITRPVKELKGFQRIALRSGETKKISFELKAEDLAFYGIDNVKKVEPGDFLIFIGGDSDTKLCQKLIVTE, encoded by the coding sequence ATGCTAATCGTTGGTCCGGAAACAATTTTTGCACAAAAAAGTGCAGATGCGGCTATTGAAAAGAAAATTGACCGGCTGCTCGGTAAAATGACTCTGAAAGAGAAAATCGGGCAGATGTATCAGGTTTCGGGACCAACCCGTGATGCGGCGGCTATGCAACTCATCCGCGAGGGACGTGTGGGATCGGTTCTCAATGTGAATAATCGCGAAGATATCAATCGCCTGCAACGTTTGGCGGTAACTGAGACTCGTCTCGGGATTCCTTTGATTGTAGGAAGAGATGTAATTCACGGGTATCATACCATTTTCCCTATTCCGTTGGGCCAGGCGGCAACTTTTGATCCCGAGCTGGTGAAGGAGGGTGCAAGGGTTGCGGCGCAGGAAGCAAGCTCTGATGGTATTAACTGGACTTTTGCTCCTATGCTCGACATTGCTCGCGATGCCCGTTGGGGGCGTATTGCCGAAAGCTTCGGTGAAGATCCCTTTCTGGCGTCGGTTATGGGTGCTGCTATGGTAAAGGGATTTCAGACCGAACGCCTTTCAGACAAAGGAACTCTGGCTGCCTGTGCCAAGCATTTTATCGGTTATGGTGCTGCCGAAGGTGGACGCGATTATAATTCCACCAATATTCCCGAACGTTTGATGAGAAATGTATATTTTCCGTCATTTCAGGCAGCCGTTCAGGCTGGCGCGGCTACTGTGATGACCTCGTTCAATGACAATGACGGTGTGCCTTCTACTGCCAATCCGTTTATACTGAAAAAGGTGTTACGTGACGAGTGGCATTTCGACGGCTTTGTGGTGTCCGACTGGACTTCTCCGGAAGAAATGATCAATCATGGTTTTGCTGCCGACCGAAAGGAAGCTGCATTGAGATCGGTGAATGCCGGTTTGGATATGGAGATGGTAAGCAAATGCTATTTGAACAATCTGGAAGAGCTGGTAAAAGAGGGAAAAGTTTCTATCTCAACTATTGACAATGCAGTTCGAAATATTTTGCGGGTAAAATTCAGGTTGGGACTATTCGATCATCCCTACACAGACACTCCTTCAACGAATCCGTTTTATACAGATGACAATCTTGCAAAAGCAAAGAAAGCAGCTGTGGAATCGGTTGTTTTATTGAAAAATACCAATCACCTGTTGCCGTTGACCAGTGCTGTGAAAACGGTAGCGGTTATCGGTCCGTTGGCAGATGCTCAACACGACCAGATGGGAACCTGGGTTTTTGACGGAGAAAATGGACATACACAGACTCCACTTATGGCTATTCGTAAAATGTATGGCGACAGAGTCAATGTTTTATATGAACAAGGTCTGGCTTTTTGCCGCGATACCAATAAGTCCCGCTTCCCACAGGCGTTAGAGGCTGCTCAAAAGGCAGATGTAGTCTTTTTGTTTGTCGGAGAAGAGTCTATTATGTCAGGAGAAGCTCACAGCTTTTCAAACCTGGGATTCAAAGGAGCTCAATCCGAACTGTTGCAAGAACTGAAGAAATCCGGGAAACCAATTGTGATGGTAGTAATGGCAGGTAGGCCAATGACTATTATGAAAGAAGTTGCGGCTGCAGATGCCACTCTTTATGTCTGGCATCCGGGTACCATGGGAGGTCCTGCCATTGCCGATCTATTGTTCGGGAAGGAAGTGCCAAGTGGTAAACTGCCAGCTACTTTTCCGAAGGAGTCCGGACAAATACCGTTCTTCTACAATCATAACAATACCGGTCGTCCGGCACCCGAAAATGTGATGACTCTCGATCGGATTCCTCTGAATGCCGGCCAGACCTCTCTGGGTAATACATCCTATTATCTCGATTCAGGAAATCGTCCATGGCTGCCGTTTGGTTTTGGTTTGTCATATACTGATTTCGCTTATGGCAATCTGCAATTATCTTCCGGATCGATGAAGAAAACGGGATACGTGACGGTTAGCTGCGATCTGACAAATAACGGAACTTTAGATGCTACCGAGGTTGTTCAGCTTTATGTGCGCGATATTGCAGGCTCCATTACCCGTCCGGTGAAAGAGCTGAAAGGGTTTCAGCGCATTGCTCTTCGCTCCGGCGAAACGAAAAAGATTTCGTTCGAGCTGAAGGCCGAAGACCTGGCATTTTACGGAATTGATAATGTGAAAAAAGTGGAACCGGGCGATTTTCTGATTTTTATAGGCGGAGATAGTGATACAAAACTTTGTCAAAAACTGATTGTAACTGAATAG